A genomic region of Trichothermofontia sichuanensis B231 contains the following coding sequences:
- a CDS encoding LysM peptidoglycan-binding domain-containing protein, protein MREYVVQPGDTLWHIASKTLGPNGDWRVLATLNQIADPKQLRVGQRLKLPSAIADALASQEHPSVHPTAPVWGETDPYPPSESTAAAASGPTAEYVVQAGDTLRTIANKVLSPGSDWRILATLNGIDDPRQVRVGQRLKIPQRTGRITLDPAPNPPSTPVSEPTATPMSAPAPPALGPTYVVQAGDTLMSIASKVLGPGSDWRAIAQLNQIADPKQVRAGQRLRLPSRVSRKV, encoded by the coding sequence ATGCGTGAGTATGTGGTCCAGCCCGGAGATACCCTATGGCACATTGCCAGCAAAACCCTAGGTCCTAATGGGGATTGGCGGGTATTAGCCACCTTAAATCAAATTGCTGATCCTAAACAATTACGGGTTGGCCAACGGCTAAAATTGCCCAGCGCGATCGCGGATGCTCTCGCCTCCCAGGAACACCCTTCTGTCCACCCTACCGCTCCAGTTTGGGGTGAAACCGATCCTTACCCTCCGAGCGAGTCTACGGCTGCGGCTGCGTCCGGGCCAACGGCTGAGTATGTAGTGCAAGCAGGCGACACCCTCCGCACGATCGCGAACAAGGTCCTTAGTCCGGGTAGTGATTGGCGTATTCTTGCTACCTTAAATGGGATTGATGACCCGCGCCAGGTTCGCGTTGGCCAGCGGTTAAAGATTCCCCAACGGACTGGCCGGATTACCCTTGATCCCGCCCCTAACCCACCCTCAACGCCCGTTTCCGAGCCAACTGCCACGCCGATGAGTGCTCCGGCACCCCCAGCCCTTGGGCCGACCTATGTGGTGCAAGCGGGCGACACCCTCATGTCGATCGCCAGTAAAGTCCTGGGTCCAGGCAGTGATTGGCGGGCGATCGCCCAACTAAACCAAATTGCCGATCCCAAACAGGTACGGGCCGGTCAACGGTTGCGTCTCCCCAGCCGGGTTTCAAGGAAAGTCTGA
- a CDS encoding Uma2 family endonuclease, producing the protein MLGAPELIVEVLSPGSTNERRDSPGETLREREAKRKQYSVYGVQEYWICDRLLRQVEVDRRQDAVLTLVATLMGQDEITSPLLPNFRCTIARFFS; encoded by the coding sequence TTGCTGGGGGCACCAGAATTGATCGTTGAAGTCCTTTCACCAGGCAGCACGAATGAACGTCGCGATTCTCCAGGGGAAACGCTACGCGAACGTGAAGCCAAACGTAAACAGTATTCGGTCTACGGTGTGCAGGAGTACTGGATTTGTGATCGCCTGCTGCGACAGGTAGAAGTTGATCGCCGCCAGGATGCAGTACTGACCCTGGTAGCCACGCTCATGGGGCAAGATGAAATCACCTCGCCCCTGTTACCCAATTTTCGGTGCACGATCGCCCGCTTCTTTTCCTGA
- a CDS encoding ABC transporter permease, with protein sequence MVFPGLGLGMVGIGKVQQGWVTVSRALRQPNLSLRLMAIGLMMTSCFLLAALTAPLLQTWGLLQDPTASLANLPHQPPGWQHWFGTSRQGYDVFARTVFGSQAALQVVALATALSLVVGVPLGLLSGYLGGRYDRALLFLMDTIYTLPGLLLSITLAFVVGRGVLNAAIALSIAYVPQYYRVVRNQTVSVKTELFVEAAQAMGASIWHILHRYLFWNVIQSVPVLFALNAADAVLTLGGLGFLGLGLPEATPEWGHDLRQALDALPTGIWWTALFPGLAITLLVTGLSFIGEGLSELLNPALGRQGRQ encoded by the coding sequence ATGGTGTTTCCCGGCTTAGGTTTGGGCATGGTGGGCATTGGTAAAGTTCAGCAGGGGTGGGTTACGGTCAGTCGCGCTTTGCGGCAGCCCAATCTGTCCCTGCGGCTGATGGCGATCGGGTTAATGATGACGAGCTGCTTTCTGCTGGCCGCCCTCACTGCGCCCCTGCTACAAACCTGGGGACTACTCCAAGATCCAACGGCTTCCCTGGCGAACCTTCCCCACCAACCACCAGGATGGCAGCACTGGTTTGGCACCAGCCGTCAAGGCTACGATGTCTTCGCTCGCACGGTGTTTGGGTCCCAGGCAGCCCTGCAAGTGGTGGCCCTCGCGACTGCCCTGAGTTTAGTGGTGGGGGTACCCCTGGGATTGCTGAGCGGTTACTTGGGAGGACGTTACGATCGCGCCCTCCTGTTTTTAATGGACACGATTTACACCCTACCCGGTCTACTGCTATCGATTACCCTGGCGTTTGTCGTGGGGCGGGGGGTCTTAAATGCGGCGATCGCCCTCAGTATTGCCTATGTTCCCCAGTATTACCGCGTGGTGCGCAACCAAACCGTCAGTGTTAAGACAGAACTCTTTGTCGAAGCAGCCCAGGCAATGGGGGCCTCCATCTGGCACATCCTCCATCGCTACCTGTTCTGGAATGTGATTCAGAGTGTACCTGTCTTGTTTGCCCTGAATGCGGCAGATGCCGTGTTGACCTTGGGGGGCTTGGGCTTTTTGGGCTTGGGGCTACCGGAAGCGACGCCAGAATGGGGCCACGACTTGCGGCAAGCCTTAGATGCCCTCCCCACCGGGATCTGGTGGACAGCGCTGTTCCCCGGACTGGCCATTACGCTGTTGGTGACGGGTCTATCATTTATTGGAGAAGGCTTAAGTGAACTGTTGAATCCGGCCTTAGGACGACAGGGTAGGCAGTAA
- a CDS encoding helix-turn-helix domain-containing protein — protein sequence MVYTIQEGCIACGNCYPYCPNGAIKPDPADATSSGYWIDPTLCDGCQTIGTPYCVEACDVGSLTPLQAKKGRCKSSLLPAAVSSIFLNGKTTPFASAMVIWETCNVLAQRQSLPWETDAEGKLCYRRSVHRDRGQMQFRIAADPEVEEPVAMPAAAAQAAIAAFDLRATGLHLIFAAYAITCDRPWEEAFVLNDQQIETYLGLDKRKDLTKLEKLRLIKDLVYQACRVLVTLDWPRQGKVPAFQLAEQPVWHLLDTQYYFEVDAQGCRHLIGLGFTVQAGIWAKYFLNKQQYRRQTAFYQYSTLPQSLLTEIMSHWQQHEGAVRLLVWLLFKLRLRGDHRITVRTLLRIAYGEVRVHKATTVRGAHKRLLKSFESDLETLYYYGLKPRFDPESYPPDIQPLWARVADIPEDAEAALEFWAEDAHQDLSLTDAAPRDKWQRLLNARLLGFDLPETWQQTPQPKSTKRRRQSTKPPSTTQPLSGSEIKAARQRQQISQRMLAQSLGKSQSWIRDIEKGRFSLGPDDQARLRQALKL from the coding sequence ATGGTCTACACGATTCAAGAGGGCTGTATCGCCTGCGGTAATTGTTATCCCTACTGCCCTAACGGGGCTATCAAGCCCGACCCTGCGGATGCGACTTCATCCGGCTACTGGATTGATCCTACCCTCTGCGATGGGTGCCAAACGATCGGGACGCCCTATTGCGTTGAAGCCTGCGACGTTGGCTCCCTAACCCCCCTCCAGGCCAAAAAAGGACGCTGTAAAAGTAGCCTGCTGCCAGCAGCGGTCTCCAGCATTTTCCTGAACGGAAAAACCACCCCCTTTGCCTCGGCGATGGTCATTTGGGAGACCTGTAATGTCCTGGCCCAGCGGCAATCGCTCCCCTGGGAAACTGACGCGGAGGGTAAGCTGTGTTATCGTCGTTCGGTGCATCGCGATCGCGGACAAATGCAATTTCGGATTGCTGCGGATCCAGAAGTTGAAGAACCTGTAGCGATGCCCGCCGCCGCTGCCCAAGCGGCGATCGCTGCCTTTGACCTGCGGGCCACGGGCCTCCATCTAATCTTTGCCGCCTATGCCATTACCTGCGATCGGCCCTGGGAAGAAGCCTTTGTGCTGAACGACCAGCAGATCGAAACCTATTTGGGCCTGGATAAACGCAAGGACCTGACGAAGTTAGAGAAATTGCGGCTGATCAAAGATCTGGTCTACCAAGCTTGCCGGGTCTTGGTCACCCTCGACTGGCCCCGCCAGGGTAAAGTGCCTGCCTTTCAACTGGCTGAACAGCCCGTCTGGCATCTACTCGATACCCAATACTACTTTGAAGTGGATGCCCAGGGGTGTCGGCACCTCATCGGCTTAGGGTTTACCGTGCAGGCGGGGATCTGGGCAAAATACTTTCTCAATAAGCAGCAATACCGGCGTCAAACCGCTTTTTACCAGTACAGCACCCTCCCCCAGTCGCTCCTGACCGAGATCATGAGTCACTGGCAACAACACGAGGGAGCCGTTCGTTTGTTGGTCTGGCTGTTATTTAAGCTGCGCCTGCGGGGAGATCACCGGATTACCGTCCGTACCCTCTTGCGGATTGCCTATGGCGAAGTACGGGTACACAAAGCCACAACAGTACGGGGTGCCCACAAGCGTTTACTGAAAAGCTTCGAGAGTGATTTGGAGACTTTATACTACTACGGTCTGAAGCCGCGCTTTGATCCGGAGAGTTACCCGCCAGACATTCAACCGCTATGGGCGCGGGTAGCTGATATCCCAGAGGATGCCGAGGCCGCGCTAGAGTTTTGGGCGGAAGATGCCCACCAGGATTTAAGCCTGACGGATGCAGCTCCACGGGATAAGTGGCAACGGTTGCTCAATGCCCGTCTGCTAGGGTTTGATCTCCCAGAGACCTGGCAACAAACCCCGCAGCCCAAATCCACCAAACGGCGTCGCCAGTCAACCAAACCTCCAAGCACCACCCAACCCCTTTCTGGGAGTGAGATTAAAGCCGCCCGTCAGCGGCAACAGATCAGTCAGCGAATGCTCGCCCAATCCCTCGGCAAAAGCCAGAGTTGGATTCGGGATATTGAAAAGGGACGCTTTAGTCTGGGTCCGGACGATCAAGCCCGCCTGCGCCAAGCCCTCAAGCTGTAG
- the nifT gene encoding putative nitrogen fixation protein NifT, with amino-acid sequence MKVMLHTDRAGQLMVYVAKKDLEEVVVQQTQIDDQHIFTLANGWELAVTGLSLPIQTPQTVQAKRLNGAE; translated from the coding sequence ATGAAAGTTATGCTCCATACCGATCGGGCTGGCCAATTGATGGTCTACGTGGCCAAAAAAGACTTAGAAGAAGTCGTAGTCCAGCAAACCCAAATCGACGATCAGCACATCTTCACCCTAGCCAATGGCTGGGAGCTAGCCGTCACAGGACTCAGCCTGCCGATCCAAACCCCCCAAACCGTCCAGGCAAAACGCCTAAACGGCGCAGAATAA
- the cysE gene encoding serine O-acetyltransferase → MLADLIADFCIIFERDPAARHWLEVLCCYPGLHAIAVYRLAHWLHQRGVPFWPRLIAHLGRCMTGIDIHPAAQIGKGVFIDHGTGVVIGETAIVGDYTLIYQGVTLGGTGKETGKRHPTVGSCVVIGAGAKVLGNIHIGDYARIGAGSVVLRDVPAHCTAVGVPSRIVRQCNTTATPLEHAQLPDAEAKTLQHVLNRIEVLEAQLQHLTQTVQINRQPTPLTPDHDPIPSLQVSQ, encoded by the coding sequence CTGTTGGCGGATCTCATTGCCGATTTCTGCATTATCTTTGAGCGTGACCCGGCAGCCCGCCATTGGCTAGAGGTTTTGTGTTGTTACCCCGGCCTTCATGCGATCGCGGTGTATCGCCTTGCCCATTGGCTGCATCAGCGGGGTGTGCCGTTCTGGCCGCGCCTGATTGCCCACCTGGGTCGTTGCATGACTGGGATTGACATTCACCCGGCAGCCCAAATCGGCAAGGGAGTGTTTATCGATCACGGTACAGGCGTTGTCATTGGCGAGACCGCGATCGTGGGTGACTACACCCTGATCTACCAAGGCGTCACGCTGGGGGGAACTGGCAAAGAAACGGGTAAGCGCCATCCCACCGTGGGTAGCTGCGTTGTGATTGGTGCAGGTGCCAAAGTCTTGGGCAACATTCACATCGGTGACTATGCCCGGATTGGTGCAGGTTCAGTAGTGTTGCGGGATGTGCCAGCCCATTGCACCGCTGTAGGTGTGCCCAGCCGGATTGTGAGGCAATGCAACACCACCGCAACACCGTTGGAACATGCGCAACTGCCCGATGCCGAAGCCAAGACATTGCAGCATGTCTTGAATCGCATTGAAGTCCTAGAAGCCCAACTCCAACACCTCACCCAGACAGTTCAAATCAACCGACAACCCACCCCACTCACCCCTGATCACGACCCTATTCCTTCACTCCAGGTATCTCAATGA